A portion of the Edaphobacter lichenicola genome contains these proteins:
- a CDS encoding efflux RND transporter permease subunit encodes MNISAPFIHRPVATTLLTVAIAIAGAIAFKVLPVSPLPQVDFPTIAVAASLPGASAEIMASSVATPLERQFGHIAGVTEMTSASSLGTTSVTIQFDLSRNIDGAARDVEAAINAARTYLPANLPANPTYRKVNPADAPIMIIGLTSDKYGPDKLYDEASTVVQQKLSQIEGVGQVNPGGGALPSVRVEVNPTKLASLGLTMANVQSVLSLQNANLAKGQITNGDISADILANDQISHAEEYKPIIVGYNKGLAVHLSDVADVIDSVQNTRAAGYLNGKRAVVLIVFRQPGANIIDTVDRIRAQLPSVEASIPSGIETTIVLDRTTTIRASVSDVERTLVISIVLVIVVVFIFIRNGRSTLIPAVAVPVSLIGTFAVMYLFGYSIDNLSLMALTISTGFVVDDAIVVMENITRHLEDGMAPFEAALRGAKEIGFTVVSISISLIAVFIPLLLMGGIVGRLFREFAVTLSTAIMVSMVISLTTTPMMCAYLLKNEHERKHGRIYMASERFFDWILSLYRRSLHWVLENPGLTLTVLFLTIALNVALVIKIPKGFFPQQDTGSLAGGVQGPQDSSFPAMNESIIQLGNVIKSDPAVQNVIAFTGGQGASNSGNIFVALKPLNIRKIGAPDIINRLRPKLNRLPVASAFLQASQDLRIGGRNSNALYQYTIQADNLTDLKTWGPRLLAEMKKLPGLQDVNTDQQNGGLDEMVTYDRVTAARLGQTAQSLDTGLYSAFGQSEVSIIYTQLNQYYVVLEVAPEYLQTPAGLNNIYFHPTGSSSITATGNAPLYAMATSQTNTTPLALNHTGLFPSVTVSFNLAPGVSLSDATLSIAQMQQRLGTPTSVHGFFAGTLLAYQQSLGTEPLLIVTALLAVYIVLGVLYESLVHPLTILSTLPSASVGAMLALMLFKQDLNIISIIGIVLLIGIVKKNAIMMIDFALQAEREGGMNTEDAIFEACMLRFRPILMTTMAALFGALPLAFGTGTGSELRRPLGITIVGGLIMSQMLTLYTTPVVYLTLDRLRLRVMGRQRDTFNPESGAAAVGAE; translated from the coding sequence ATGAATATCTCTGCACCGTTCATCCACCGGCCTGTAGCGACGACGCTGCTGACGGTTGCGATCGCGATCGCAGGTGCAATCGCGTTCAAGGTGCTACCTGTGTCTCCGTTGCCTCAGGTGGATTTTCCTACGATTGCGGTGGCCGCGAGTCTACCTGGCGCTAGTGCGGAGATTATGGCGTCTTCGGTGGCTACGCCGCTGGAGCGACAGTTTGGGCATATAGCAGGGGTCACCGAGATGACGTCGGCGAGCAGCCTGGGCACGACTTCAGTCACGATCCAGTTCGATTTGAGTCGTAACATCGATGGCGCGGCGCGCGATGTGGAGGCAGCGATCAATGCTGCGCGGACCTATCTGCCTGCGAACCTGCCTGCGAATCCAACCTATCGCAAGGTGAATCCGGCGGATGCCCCGATCATGATCATCGGGTTGACGTCGGATAAATATGGGCCGGACAAGCTGTACGACGAAGCATCGACCGTCGTACAACAAAAGCTTTCGCAGATTGAGGGGGTCGGGCAGGTTAATCCTGGTGGCGGCGCACTGCCGTCGGTTCGTGTTGAGGTTAATCCGACAAAACTGGCAAGCCTTGGTCTAACGATGGCCAATGTACAGTCCGTGCTGAGTCTTCAAAACGCGAATCTGGCAAAGGGCCAGATCACCAACGGAGATATATCTGCAGACATTCTGGCGAATGACCAGATCTCTCATGCGGAAGAGTACAAGCCGATCATCGTTGGTTATAACAAGGGCCTGGCGGTGCACCTGTCCGATGTGGCGGACGTGATCGATTCGGTGCAGAATACGCGTGCGGCTGGATACCTCAATGGAAAGCGCGCGGTGGTGCTCATTGTGTTTCGGCAGCCGGGCGCAAATATTATCGATACGGTCGATCGGATTCGCGCGCAGTTGCCCTCGGTGGAGGCATCGATTCCCAGCGGGATCGAGACGACGATTGTTCTGGATCGCACGACTACGATTCGCGCCTCGGTGAGCGACGTTGAACGAACGCTGGTTATCTCGATCGTACTGGTCATCGTCGTCGTCTTCATTTTTATTCGTAACGGTCGCTCCACGCTGATTCCGGCAGTTGCGGTTCCGGTGTCTTTGATCGGGACGTTTGCCGTGATGTACCTGTTCGGCTACAGCATCGACAACCTGTCGCTGATGGCGCTGACCATCTCGACCGGTTTTGTCGTGGATGATGCAATCGTAGTGATGGAGAACATCACGCGGCATCTCGAAGATGGGATGGCACCGTTTGAAGCGGCCTTGAGAGGTGCAAAAGAGATCGGCTTTACTGTGGTGTCGATCAGTATCTCGCTGATCGCTGTTTTTATTCCGCTGTTGCTGATGGGGGGGATTGTCGGCAGACTCTTTCGCGAGTTCGCGGTAACACTTTCTACAGCAATTATGGTGTCGATGGTGATCTCTCTTACTACGACACCAATGATGTGCGCGTATCTTCTCAAGAACGAACATGAGCGCAAACATGGCCGCATCTATATGGCTTCAGAGAGATTCTTCGACTGGATTCTGTCGCTCTATCGGCGCAGTCTGCACTGGGTGCTGGAGAATCCGGGACTAACTCTGACGGTGCTATTTCTCACGATTGCGTTGAACGTTGCGCTTGTCATCAAGATTCCGAAGGGATTTTTTCCGCAGCAGGATACTGGTTCGCTCGCGGGAGGTGTACAAGGACCGCAAGATTCGTCATTTCCTGCAATGAATGAATCAATCATTCAACTGGGGAATGTAATTAAGAGCGACCCGGCCGTGCAGAATGTGATTGCGTTTACCGGTGGGCAGGGGGCGAGTAATTCAGGAAATATCTTTGTGGCTCTCAAGCCGCTCAATATACGCAAGATTGGCGCTCCGGATATCATCAACCGCCTTCGGCCAAAGTTGAACCGTCTCCCAGTCGCTTCGGCTTTCTTGCAGGCGTCGCAGGATTTGCGTATTGGCGGGCGAAACAGCAATGCGTTGTATCAATACACGATTCAAGCGGATAACCTCACGGATCTGAAGACCTGGGGACCTCGGTTGCTGGCTGAGATGAAGAAGCTTCCTGGATTGCAGGATGTCAATACTGACCAGCAAAATGGCGGTCTCGATGAGATGGTGACCTATGACCGTGTGACTGCGGCGAGGCTGGGTCAGACAGCGCAATCGCTGGATACGGGTTTGTACAGTGCGTTTGGACAGTCGGAGGTTTCGATCATCTACACGCAGTTGAACCAATATTACGTGGTGCTTGAGGTGGCGCCCGAGTATTTGCAGACGCCAGCAGGTTTGAACAACATCTACTTTCATCCGACTGGCAGCAGCAGCATCACGGCAACTGGAAATGCTCCTCTTTACGCGATGGCGACGAGCCAGACCAATACGACACCACTCGCGCTAAACCATACAGGGCTGTTTCCCTCTGTGACAGTTTCGTTCAACCTTGCACCTGGAGTGTCATTGAGCGATGCGACGCTCAGCATTGCCCAGATGCAGCAGCGATTGGGTACACCTACCTCGGTTCACGGATTTTTTGCAGGAACCCTGCTGGCGTATCAGCAGTCGTTGGGCACAGAACCGCTGCTGATCGTGACTGCACTGCTCGCCGTCTACATCGTGCTGGGCGTACTGTATGAAAGCCTGGTTCATCCGCTGACTATTCTTTCGACGCTTCCTTCTGCGAGTGTTGGCGCGATGCTTGCACTGATGCTCTTCAAACAGGATCTGAATATTATTTCGATCATCGGCATCGTGTTGCTGATCGGAATCGTGAAGAAGAATGCAATCATGATGATCGACTTTGCCCTGCAGGCAGAGCGAGAAGGCGGCATGAACACGGAGGATGCGATCTTTGAGGCATGCATGCTGCGTTTCCGGCCCATTCTGATGACGACCATGGCGGCGCTCTTTGGTGCTTTGCCGTTGGCGTTCGGGACTGGAACGGGCTCGGAGCTGCGCAGGCCTCTTGGCATCACTATTGTTGGAGGGCTGATCATGAGCCAGATGCTTACGCTCTATACCACTCCAGTTGTTTACCTCACACTCGATCGCCTGCGTCTGCGTGTGATGGGACGACAGCGCGATACGTTTAATCCCGAGAGCGGCGCGGCTGCCGTCGGTGCGGAGTAG
- a CDS encoding efflux transporter outer membrane subunit, with translation MSNTMINVRPNLSTSLSLATLLLSGCMVGPKYHAPPPAPAAQAPVATYKESPTQFQETDGWKVAQPQDAMLRGKWWEIYNEPELNSLEERLNINNENIKQFFENFMEARALVAQARSQLYPTAAIGPSFQRSRSSGNLRNTATANTGAESSVGSLPLTVSWEPDLWGKVRNTIHEQQYNAQLSAADLENERLTEQASLATFFFEIRGQDALQKILNDTVEADKKALELTEAQYETGVGDRISVVEAQNTLQNVQAQAINLGVARAQYEHAIAVLVGANASGFSISVKPHVVNPPPIPIGLPSALLERRPDIAASERNMASANAQIGIAYAAFYPSLTLGATGGYESSTFKHLFDLTSTFWSVGPSVSETVFDAGLRRATVNQFVAVYNADVASYRQTVLTAFQQVEDSLASVRILSQQLIQQEQAVKSAEEFVKLETARYETGIDPYVDVVTAQTTLLTDQQTAASLHVQEMTASVQLIEALGGGWDRTQLPTPAQVSEKLTKSETTIQK, from the coding sequence ATGTCTAACACTATGATCAATGTCCGACCCAACTTATCGACGAGTCTCAGCCTCGCGACTCTTCTACTGAGTGGTTGCATGGTAGGGCCTAAATATCACGCACCACCGCCTGCGCCCGCAGCGCAAGCGCCGGTGGCTACCTATAAAGAGTCGCCAACGCAGTTTCAGGAAACAGATGGCTGGAAGGTGGCTCAGCCGCAAGACGCGATGCTTCGTGGGAAGTGGTGGGAGATCTACAACGAGCCGGAGCTGAACTCTCTGGAAGAGCGGTTGAACATCAATAACGAGAATATTAAACAATTCTTTGAGAACTTCATGGAGGCGCGAGCACTGGTCGCGCAGGCGCGTTCGCAGTTGTATCCCACTGCTGCGATCGGGCCCTCGTTTCAACGTTCGCGCTCCTCAGGCAACCTCAGGAACACGGCCACGGCCAATACGGGAGCGGAGAGTTCGGTAGGATCGCTGCCACTGACGGTTTCGTGGGAGCCGGATCTTTGGGGAAAGGTTCGTAACACCATTCACGAACAGCAGTACAACGCTCAGTTGAGCGCCGCCGATCTGGAAAATGAGAGACTGACCGAACAGGCGAGTCTCGCTACCTTCTTCTTTGAGATACGAGGGCAGGATGCGCTGCAGAAGATTCTCAACGATACGGTTGAGGCAGATAAGAAGGCGCTCGAGTTGACGGAGGCGCAGTATGAGACCGGCGTTGGTGATCGCATTTCGGTGGTGGAGGCGCAGAATACGCTCCAGAATGTGCAGGCGCAGGCAATTAATCTCGGCGTTGCACGGGCGCAGTATGAGCACGCAATCGCGGTGCTTGTTGGAGCCAATGCCTCGGGGTTTTCTATTTCTGTTAAGCCACACGTCGTGAATCCACCACCGATTCCGATTGGTCTTCCGTCAGCGTTGCTCGAGCGTCGACCCGATATTGCAGCTTCAGAGCGAAACATGGCGTCTGCGAATGCTCAGATTGGTATTGCGTATGCGGCGTTTTATCCAAGTCTTACGCTCGGCGCGACGGGAGGGTATGAGAGTTCAACATTCAAGCATCTGTTTGATCTGACGAGCACGTTCTGGTCGGTCGGACCGTCCGTGAGCGAGACCGTCTTCGATGCCGGATTGCGGCGCGCGACGGTAAATCAGTTTGTTGCGGTGTATAACGCCGATGTTGCCAGCTATCGTCAGACGGTGCTCACAGCATTTCAGCAGGTGGAGGACTCGCTTGCCTCGGTGCGCATTCTTTCGCAGCAACTGATACAGCAGGAGCAGGCGGTGAAGTCTGCTGAAGAGTTTGTGAAGTTGGAGACGGCACGTTATGAGACCGGGATCGATCCCTATGTCGATGTTGTGACGGCACAGACGACACTACTTACAGACCAGCAAACAGCCGCTTCGCTGCATGTGCAGGAGATGACTGCATCGGTGCAGTTGATTGAAGCGTTAGGTGGTGGATGGGATAGGACTCAGCTGCCGACACCGGCCCAAGTCTCCGAGAAACTGACGAAGTCGGAGACAACGATACAGAAGTAA
- a CDS encoding glycoside hydrolase family 2 protein, whose translation MALAANLPVAQPVMIDSGWQLQDAAKVSQTGAEVASAKFKTQGWYPAIVPGTVLTSLVNAGVYPEPLYGENNRPDKIPDSLARSPYWYRTTFSVPKSYESKHVWLNLEGVNFSSQVWVNGTQIGTTKGAFRRGIFDISTAVTPGKKAVLAILVAPQPHPGDPHEHTIRNGVGTNGGITAIDGPTFLSTIGWDWIPAIRDRDTGIWQKVFISASGPVVIKDPLVTTDLPLPKVDTADVSIQTKLDNISDLPQKGVLKGSFGDVSFQQAVEVAPHSSQTISLDPRTTTVLHVSHPKLWWPNGYGPQNLYTLHLSFEVDGKSSDSRDVSFGIRKFTYEVPDSPNLTISVNGVRVFVRGGNWGLDEAMKRNPRERLEAQIRMHQLANLNMIRNWVGQSTSEDFYELCDKYGLLVWDEFFQPNPSDGPDPDDFDTYMANVRDKILRFRNHPSIVLWCARNEGYPPKKIDDALRILMGELEPARLYQANSADGRGVISHGPYHWRTPREFYVYDEAFKTEIGSVSVPTLESIHGMMPEKDWETINDDWAEHDFAKGASGGDSYPQMIADRYGKVANLADFVRKSQLANYEAFRAMYEGRNAKLFHPTTGILTWMSNPAQPSFVWQLYHHDLEPNSALFAVKKAAEPIHIQLNEASGEVQVINNMDTPLTGARAHLAIYNLDGSVQYQHNFDVTATASAATTLDHTSWPANLSAVHFVKLELRDATGKLISDNFYWRGLPEQQDDLKALGSLPTVTLDAKVTRSDVGGESHLSVMLHNSGAQVALMAHLQLRRKKSGERVLPVYYSDNYVSLLPNESKEITIEVPTSDLKGDEALVVVDGWNVGVNAASSAGIGIAPNTESRVDHWPVTGLPIVTN comes from the coding sequence GTGGCATTGGCAGCGAATTTACCGGTTGCGCAGCCGGTTATGATCGACTCAGGTTGGCAGCTGCAGGATGCTGCGAAGGTGTCACAAACTGGAGCGGAGGTCGCATCCGCAAAGTTCAAGACACAGGGCTGGTATCCAGCGATTGTTCCTGGAACTGTGCTGACGAGCCTTGTCAATGCGGGTGTGTATCCAGAACCCTTGTATGGGGAGAATAATCGTCCGGACAAGATCCCTGATAGCCTGGCGCGCTCGCCGTACTGGTATCGAACAACTTTCTCGGTGCCGAAGTCATATGAGAGTAAGCACGTCTGGCTGAATCTTGAAGGTGTTAATTTTTCTTCGCAAGTGTGGGTGAATGGAACGCAAATCGGCACGACGAAGGGCGCGTTTCGTCGAGGGATCTTTGATATTTCAACGGCGGTGACGCCAGGGAAGAAGGCGGTGCTGGCTATTCTTGTCGCTCCGCAGCCGCACCCTGGCGATCCTCATGAACATACCATTCGCAACGGTGTTGGAACGAATGGCGGCATTACTGCGATCGATGGTCCTACGTTTCTCTCTACGATCGGTTGGGACTGGATTCCGGCGATTCGCGATCGCGATACTGGTATCTGGCAGAAGGTTTTCATCTCGGCGAGTGGTCCGGTGGTGATCAAGGACCCATTGGTGACGACAGATCTGCCGTTGCCCAAGGTGGACACTGCAGATGTCTCCATTCAAACGAAGCTCGATAACATCAGCGATCTGCCGCAAAAAGGTGTGTTGAAGGGAAGCTTTGGAGATGTGTCCTTTCAGCAAGCCGTGGAAGTGGCACCACATAGCTCGCAGACGATTTCGCTTGATCCGCGAACGACTACCGTCCTGCATGTGAGCCATCCTAAACTTTGGTGGCCAAACGGGTACGGTCCGCAAAATCTCTACACGCTGCATCTGAGCTTTGAAGTCGATGGGAAGAGCTCCGATAGCCGCGATGTGAGCTTTGGGATTCGGAAGTTTACGTACGAGGTTCCGGATTCGCCGAACCTTACGATTTCGGTGAACGGAGTGCGTGTTTTCGTGCGTGGTGGGAATTGGGGATTGGACGAAGCGATGAAACGCAATCCGAGAGAGCGACTCGAGGCGCAGATTCGGATGCATCAGCTTGCCAATCTCAATATGATTCGCAACTGGGTTGGGCAGAGCACGAGCGAAGACTTCTACGAGTTGTGCGACAAGTATGGCTTGTTGGTGTGGGACGAGTTTTTTCAACCGAACCCTTCGGATGGGCCTGATCCTGACGATTTCGATACGTACATGGCCAATGTGCGAGATAAGATTTTGCGGTTCCGTAATCATCCTTCCATCGTTTTATGGTGTGCGAGGAATGAGGGGTATCCTCCCAAAAAGATTGACGACGCGCTTCGCATTTTGATGGGGGAGCTTGAGCCTGCGCGGTTGTATCAGGCCAACTCTGCGGATGGGCGCGGCGTCATTTCGCATGGTCCTTATCACTGGAGGACGCCCCGAGAATTTTACGTGTACGACGAGGCGTTCAAGACCGAGATCGGAAGCGTCTCGGTACCGACGCTTGAGTCGATCCATGGGATGATGCCAGAGAAGGATTGGGAGACGATTAACGACGACTGGGCGGAGCATGACTTTGCCAAGGGCGCATCGGGTGGTGATTCGTATCCCCAAATGATTGCGGATCGCTATGGCAAAGTCGCAAATCTTGCTGATTTTGTGCGTAAGTCGCAGCTTGCGAACTATGAAGCATTTCGAGCGATGTATGAGGGACGCAATGCAAAGTTGTTTCATCCAACGACCGGTATCCTCACGTGGATGAGCAACCCTGCGCAGCCCAGTTTTGTGTGGCAGCTTTATCACCACGATCTTGAACCGAACTCGGCATTATTTGCAGTGAAAAAGGCGGCTGAGCCGATACACATTCAACTGAACGAGGCGAGTGGCGAGGTTCAGGTCATTAATAATATGGATACTCCACTAACCGGAGCCCGCGCTCATCTCGCTATCTACAATCTCGATGGCTCCGTCCAGTATCAACATAATTTTGATGTGACTGCTACGGCGAGCGCTGCGACTACGCTTGACCACACTTCGTGGCCCGCAAATTTGTCGGCGGTCCATTTCGTTAAGCTGGAGCTGCGTGACGCAACAGGTAAATTAATTTCGGATAACTTCTACTGGCGCGGGTTGCCGGAACAACAAGACGACCTGAAGGCGTTGGGTAGTTTGCCAACGGTAACGCTGGATGCGAAGGTCACACGCAGCGATGTTGGGGGGGAGAGCCATCTGTCTGTCATGCTGCATAATTCTGGTGCTCAGGTTGCGCTGATGGCTCATTTGCAGTTGAGGCGCAAGAAATCTGGAGAGAGGGTTCTGCCCGTCTATTACAGCGACAACTACGTGTCTTTGTTGCCGAATGAGAGTAAGGAGATCACGATTGAAGTTCCGACCTCAGATCTCAAAGGCGACGAAGCGCTTGTGGTTGTCGACGGATGGAACGTTGGCGTCAATGCTGCGTCTTCTGCGGGGATCGGCATTGCGCCCAACACGGAGTCTCGTGTAGATCATTGGCCAGTGACCGGTCTGCCAATCGTAACTAACTAG
- a CDS encoding glycoside hydrolase family 130 protein, with amino-acid sequence MWSKIGLSTALLCAAALHAQDTAKWEIGPFTRPSQGNPVISPRPQSTFADPILKTPVHWETLHTFNPAAVVRNGKVYVLYRAEDDSGTMQIGDHTSRLGLAESPDGIHFTRIAEPVFYPAEDAQKSREWPGGVEDPRIVEATDGTYVLTYTQWNRTTYSVGIATSPDLTHWTKHGPAFENAANGRYANLKYKSAGIVTHLIKDRLIAAKIDGKYWMYWGEGAIHLATSSDLIHWNPVENADGNPIEALRPRPNHFDSTFPETGPPLVLTSAGIVVLYNGKNAVNNGDPNLGPNAYAAGEALFDGNNPAHLLQQTEQPVLKPVMPYEKTGQYAAGTTFAEGLVYFRAHWFLYYGCADSLVAVVTAPND; translated from the coding sequence ATGTGGAGCAAGATAGGTCTATCAACAGCACTACTCTGCGCAGCCGCTCTGCACGCACAAGACACCGCAAAGTGGGAGATCGGCCCTTTCACTCGCCCCTCGCAGGGTAATCCAGTCATCTCTCCACGCCCACAATCGACATTCGCAGATCCCATACTCAAAACTCCCGTTCATTGGGAGACCCTTCACACCTTCAATCCCGCCGCCGTTGTGCGCAATGGCAAAGTCTATGTTCTCTACCGTGCCGAAGACGACTCCGGCACTATGCAGATAGGCGATCACACTTCGCGGCTAGGCCTTGCGGAAAGCCCAGATGGCATTCACTTCACCCGAATCGCCGAACCCGTGTTCTATCCAGCGGAAGATGCTCAAAAATCACGCGAGTGGCCCGGTGGCGTCGAGGACCCACGCATCGTCGAAGCAACAGACGGCACCTACGTCCTGACCTACACACAGTGGAACCGCACAACCTACTCGGTAGGAATCGCAACATCTCCAGATCTCACACACTGGACAAAGCACGGACCGGCCTTTGAAAACGCCGCAAACGGAAGATACGCAAACTTGAAATATAAGTCGGCCGGGATAGTAACTCATCTCATCAAAGATCGACTCATCGCAGCAAAAATCGACGGAAAATATTGGATGTATTGGGGAGAAGGCGCTATACACCTGGCAACTTCGAGCGACTTGATTCATTGGAATCCAGTCGAGAATGCGGACGGCAATCCCATCGAAGCGTTGCGTCCGCGGCCCAATCACTTCGATAGCACGTTCCCCGAGACCGGCCCACCACTAGTCCTCACATCCGCAGGAATCGTCGTCCTTTACAACGGAAAAAATGCAGTAAACAACGGCGATCCGAATCTAGGACCAAACGCCTACGCAGCTGGCGAAGCTTTATTTGACGGCAACAACCCTGCCCATCTTCTGCAACAGACGGAGCAACCCGTACTCAAGCCCGTGATGCCATACGAGAAGACGGGGCAATACGCGGCGGGAACGACTTTCGCTGAAGGTCTCGTATACTTCCGTGCTCACTGGTTTCTCTACTACGGATGTGCCGACTCATTGGTAGCCGTCGTGACAGCGCCGAATGACTAG
- a CDS encoding response regulator → MAERIRILVVDDHHVVRQGLVALLNIMPGIEVVGEAGDGLQAIELHRTLLPDVTLMDLQLPTLGGVDAILKIRAEAPAAKFVVLTTFDGDEDIFRALQAGAKAYLLKGMTVDELLSTVQAVHEGKTKISPAIAEKLAERMGTQALTTRELSVLERIVAGRANKEIASDLDISEATVKSHINSLLSKLGVSDRTHAATVALQRGIVHLK, encoded by the coding sequence ATGGCTGAACGCATTCGCATCCTTGTAGTAGATGACCATCATGTTGTCCGACAAGGACTCGTGGCACTACTCAATATCATGCCTGGCATTGAAGTTGTCGGCGAAGCCGGCGACGGTCTACAGGCAATTGAACTCCACCGCACTCTGCTTCCAGACGTAACTCTGATGGATCTGCAGTTGCCCACGCTTGGAGGGGTTGATGCCATCTTAAAGATCCGGGCCGAAGCGCCTGCCGCAAAGTTCGTCGTACTCACCACCTTCGACGGGGACGAGGATATCTTCCGCGCCCTTCAGGCAGGCGCAAAAGCATATCTCCTCAAGGGAATGACCGTCGACGAACTGCTCTCGACCGTTCAAGCGGTTCACGAAGGTAAAACCAAAATCTCTCCTGCCATAGCGGAGAAGCTAGCTGAAAGAATGGGCACGCAGGCGCTGACAACACGCGAGCTAAGCGTCTTGGAGCGCATCGTCGCCGGTCGAGCCAATAAGGAAATCGCCTCTGATCTCGACATCAGCGAAGCGACTGTAAAATCCCACATCAACAGTTTGCTCAGCAAACTTGGCGTCAGTGATCGCACTCACGCCGCAACCGTTGCTCTTCAGCGAGGAATCGTACATCTCAAATGA